The following is a genomic window from Planktothrix sp. FACHB-1365.
ATTATATAAATCAAAATTTATTGATACAGAGGTATTGTCAACAAGCAAAATTATTGAAACCTTATTTTTCTATAGGCCTATGAAGGTTTTGGCTAAATTACCCCTATATTTACTCACTCCCCCCCTAACCCAAACCGCGATTATATGACTTACAGTCTACCCGTCAAGGGCAATAGTCCTACGGATTCGTTTCACTCACCCTTGACCGCTATCCCTACAGCCCTAAATCTCTCTGTTGTGGGTTAGGGGGGTATCATCCCTAGCAGAAAGGACGCTCTAATAACTCACTCACTATCATTTATCTATTTTCAGCCGCCGAGTTCGGCGGCTGAAAATAGATATGAACTAATGAGTCTTTAGAATTTCACTCCCACTGGTTTAACGTCAGTGGGTTTTTTATTAAGGGGGTTGTGTAAAATACCGTGTAAGGGTTGTGTAAGCGTCGCAAGTCTTACTATGTATAGGTTTTAAGATATTTAACCATCAACAGATAAGTAGGGGCTGTGTAAGAGGTTGTGTAAGGTTAAAAGCGTTACAGAGTAGGGATTTCAGCATAGCTTACACAGCTTACACATCATTTTCCCTAAAATTTTTGAAAAACGGGTAAGGGTATTAATCGGGTAGTCCTAACTGGACATTGACAGAGGTATAGGTAATGAAAAATGATTTTTTTAGTAAAAAGGCTGTGTAGGCTGTGTAAGGAATGGTGAAAGTATTGATATATAAGGGTTAGAGGTTTACACAACCCCTTTACACAACCCCCTATCTAGTTTTAGCGTTAAAATACCTGTAACCCTTACAAGGTAATAGTCTTACCCTTACACAACCCCCTTACACAACCTACCGTGTAAATAGAGATAAAAATAACCCACCGATTGTTAGTCAGTGGGTTTTAGTGTTTGGGGGGTGAGTGGGTTAGTTATCCTTTAGCGGGTTTAACCCGTTCTCTTTCTGTTTCAATGCTTTTTCAGCCAATTTAGCCATAATCCAGCTAACAGAGCGTTCCTCTTCATTAGCCCAACGCTCTAACTCTTTTTTGACTTCCGGTTCAACGTAAGTGCTAATTAAATCTAGTTTGCGTTTACCCAAGTCTTTCACAGAAACCTCTACAGAACTTATCATACCTTGCTTTACCTTTATTTACTTTACCGTACTTGCTAATGTATCATACTCTCTGCTACAGTATCAACAAGTCAATAAACAACCCGTAGTGCTAACCGTCCAAAGTCTGACACTACGGGTACTCACCCCTAACTACTTAGGAGTCTTTAAATTATGACACTAACAGAACTCAAAG
Proteins encoded in this region:
- a CDS encoding CopG family transcriptional regulator; amino-acid sequence: MISSVEVSVKDLGKRKLDLISTYVEPEVKKELERWANEEERSVSWIMAKLAEKALKQKENGLNPLKDN